Proteins from a single region of Candidatus Omnitrophota bacterium:
- a CDS encoding TMEM165/GDT1 family protein codes for MDWKIFFATFTAVFLAELADKTQLVGIAMSAKSNKPLFVWLGSVSAYMIVTAVSVILGVSFGKYLRPELIKYIGASLFIIIGCLMFLGKI; via the coding sequence ATGGACTGGAAAATATTCTTTGCTACATTTACCGCTGTTTTTCTGGCTGAGTTAGCGGACAAAACACAATTAGTCGGTATTGCTATGTCGGCAAAATCAAACAAGCCGTTATTTGTCTGGTTGGGTTCTGTGTCAGCCTATATGATTGTTACGGCGGTATCTGTTATCCTCGGGGTAAGCTTTGGAAAATATTTAAGGCCGGAGTTGATTAAGTATATCGGCGCGTCGTTATTTATAATTATAGGCTGTTTAATGTTTCTAGGAAAGATATAA
- the crtI gene encoding phytoene desaturase yields MGKKISIVGAGIGGLALAARLAKDGYNVEVYEKLSRCGGRNNIIEDSGYKFDTGPSFVLMPDFFDELFSYCGQDIKDYLELKALDISYKIFYADGQAVTVYRDSEKTKESIEKIERGASKAFDDFIFQTEKIYKSVRPLLYKSFRPQDILNLANIKLIAKIKAFDTYWSLAKKFFKSEKLCYAFTFEAMFMGVSPFDAPAFYSIISYTDHRQKIFHPMGGMYKIPLALEEMATKFGANFNYNSEVSSISKSSNGSVELKIGEERINSDIGVINADYSYAQESLLNRRLPGYKYSCSVLLFYIGVRKKLSNLTHHNLFLSGDLRKNLTQIFKDKSVPDEPSFYVHVPTVTDHSLAPKGSDILYVLVPVSNLSGKEGRIDQSQEQRIKEFVFQKINEVCREKIEDYIEVELKFYPEDFIGRYNIKYGATFGLAHNFMQSAFFRPNNHDTRIKNLYYVGASTQPGGGLPVVIASSKIVSDLIKLRG; encoded by the coding sequence ATGGGCAAAAAAATATCGATAGTCGGAGCTGGCATAGGTGGGCTTGCTTTAGCTGCGAGGCTGGCAAAGGATGGATATAATGTGGAAGTTTACGAGAAGCTATCTAGGTGCGGGGGGAGAAACAATATAATTGAAGATAGCGGATATAAATTTGATACCGGGCCTTCTTTTGTTTTGATGCCTGATTTCTTCGACGAACTTTTTTCTTATTGCGGCCAGGATATAAAAGATTATCTGGAGCTGAAAGCTTTAGATATCAGCTATAAAATATTCTATGCCGACGGCCAGGCAGTGACAGTTTATAGGGATTCGGAAAAAACAAAAGAGAGCATAGAGAAGATTGAGCGAGGGGCTTCGAAGGCATTTGATGATTTTATCTTTCAGACAGAAAAAATATATAAGAGCGTAAGGCCGCTTTTATACAAAAGCTTCAGGCCGCAGGACATTTTGAATTTAGCTAATATAAAACTTATAGCGAAAATAAAGGCATTTGATACATACTGGAGCCTTGCCAAGAAATTCTTTAAAAGCGAGAAACTCTGCTATGCTTTTACTTTTGAGGCTATGTTTATGGGGGTTTCTCCTTTTGATGCTCCGGCTTTTTACAGCATAATAAGCTATACTGATCATAGGCAAAAGATTTTTCACCCTATGGGAGGCATGTATAAGATTCCCCTCGCATTAGAAGAGATGGCAACAAAATTCGGTGCAAATTTTAATTATAATTCAGAGGTCAGCAGTATTAGTAAATCTTCAAATGGTTCGGTCGAGCTAAAGATCGGGGAGGAACGCATTAATTCGGATATAGGCGTTATCAATGCAGATTACTCTTATGCTCAAGAAAGCCTTTTGAATAGGCGCCTGCCGGGTTATAAATATTCTTGTTCAGTATTGCTTTTCTACATCGGAGTAAGAAAAAAACTCAGCAATTTAACCCACCATAACCTGTTTCTTAGCGGAGATTTGAGAAAAAATCTGACGCAGATATTTAAAGATAAATCTGTGCCGGACGAGCCGTCATTTTATGTTCATGTCCCCACGGTAACTGATCATAGCTTAGCTCCAAAGGGTAGCGATATACTATATGTCTTAGTGCCCGTTTCTAATCTTAGCGGTAAAGAAGGCAGGATTGACCAGAGCCAGGAGCAGAGGATAAAAGAGTTTGTATTCCAGAAGATAAACGAAGTATGCCGGGAAAAAATTGAAGATTATATTGAAGTTGAGCTTAAATTTTATCCCGAAGATTTTATCGGCAGGTATAATATAAAATATGGCGCAACTTTTGGTCTCGCCCATAACTTCATGCAGAGCGCATTTTTCAGGCCCAATAATCATGATACAAGAATTAAAAACCTTTATTATGTCGGAGCCAGTACACAGCCGGGGGGAGGGCTGCCTGTTGTAATTGCCAGCTCAAAGATAGTTTCTGACCTTATTAAGTTACGCGGTTAA
- a CDS encoding lycopene cyclase domain-containing protein, translating into MFCSYPILLYFYVGIIKIDFKDGGPLKEYTIIALVSVVITIFTEYKLKTGIFKNRLFYRFLLIILLFKLMVNGYLTSSQIVNYNPDYFLGLRLISIPFEDFLFGFSMVTLTICFWEHFGERNN; encoded by the coding sequence ATTTTTTGTAGTTATCCCATTTTGTTGTATTTTTACGTGGGAATCATTAAAATTGATTTCAAAGATGGGGGGCCGTTGAAAGAATACACGATTATTGCCTTAGTTTCGGTAGTTATTACTATCTTTACCGAATATAAGTTGAAAACCGGGATTTTTAAGAACAGGCTGTTTTATCGTTTTTTACTGATAATCCTGTTATTTAAACTTATGGTTAATGGGTATCTTACTTCCAGCCAAATAGTTAACTATAACCCTGATTATTTTTTGGGCTTGCGGCTGATAAGCATACCTTTTGAAGATTTCTTGTTTGGTTTTAGCATGGTTACATTAACAATATGTTTTTGGGAGCATTTTGGTGAGCGTAATAATTAA
- a CDS encoding lycopene cyclase domain-containing protein, with protein sequence MSKYLILLILSLAVPFLFSFWPELRFYKKGNLRRLFLSILFIVIIFGGWDIFATWRGHWSFDPDGVLGARIINLPLEEVLFFVVIPFCCIFTWESLKLISKMGGR encoded by the coding sequence ATGTCAAAATATCTGATTTTATTAATCCTGTCTTTAGCCGTTCCTTTTTTATTCAGTTTCTGGCCAGAATTGAGATTCTATAAGAAAGGAAACCTCAGGCGTTTATTTTTGTCTATCCTATTCATAGTCATAATATTTGGCGGCTGGGATATATTTGCTACCTGGAGAGGGCACTGGAGTTTTGATCCTGACGGTGTTCTTGGGGCCAGGATTATTAACCTTCCGCTGGAAGAAGTCTTATTTTTTGTAGTTATCCCATTTTGTTGTATTTTTACGTGGGAATCATTAAAATTGATTTCAAAGATGGGGGGCCGTTGA
- a CDS encoding DoxX family protein has protein sequence MGAYVLVPIRLVMAVIFLKAGLGKAFGWFGGNGITAFSEFIGGIGFKPGLFWANLVAYSEIVCALFILVGFLSRLSSVILAVIMAVAILKVHLTSGYEYPLLILACCLAIIIQGPGKLAVNNL, from the coding sequence ATGGGGGCATATGTATTAGTACCTATCCGGCTGGTTATGGCGGTTATATTTTTGAAGGCAGGGCTTGGGAAAGCGTTTGGCTGGTTTGGGGGGAATGGAATTACTGCTTTTTCTGAATTTATCGGCGGCATAGGTTTTAAACCAGGATTATTTTGGGCAAATTTAGTTGCATATTCCGAAATTGTGTGCGCTCTTTTTATCCTTGTTGGTTTTTTAAGCAGGCTCTCTTCAGTTATACTTGCGGTGATAATGGCTGTTGCCATATTAAAAGTGCATTTAACTTCAGGTTATGAATACCCTTTGCTGATTCTTGCCTGCTGCCTTGCAATAATCATCCAGGGGCCGGGAAAATTAGCAGTAAACAATTTATAA
- the ispH gene encoding 4-hydroxy-3-methylbut-2-enyl diphosphate reductase — MRINIAKSAGFCSGVKRAISIAFETARNKKSVCMLGDIVHNEDVTRNIQRIGVQKISKLGKGRDKILLIRAHGAPQKIIFEAIKSGYEIADATCPMVKEIHKIAKEKEKEGCDIIVIGDKNHEEVVGIIGQLKRKALVIQNINNTRADRLKNKKLCVLVQSTQNSEKVLSLVDHLRKINPALEFFNTICRPTRIKQAEIKEMPAQNDVMIIIGSRRSANTRRLYEISRSINKNTYWVQSGKDVKKSWFENKKSVGITAGASTPDYTTKSVVSCITKLVTKKKSG; from the coding sequence ATGAGAATTAATATTGCTAAATCAGCCGGTTTCTGTTCAGGAGTAAAAAGAGCGATTAGCATTGCTTTTGAAACAGCCAGAAATAAAAAATCGGTGTGTATGCTAGGTGATATCGTACATAACGAAGATGTCACCCGCAATATCCAGAGAATTGGAGTACAAAAAATCAGCAAGCTGGGAAAAGGCAGAGATAAAATATTATTGATCCGTGCACATGGCGCGCCGCAAAAAATCATTTTTGAAGCAATTAAATCCGGATATGAAATCGCCGATGCTACTTGCCCGATGGTTAAAGAAATCCATAAGATAGCGAAAGAAAAGGAAAAAGAGGGTTGTGATATTATTGTGATAGGAGATAAAAACCACGAAGAAGTCGTCGGGATCATCGGCCAGTTAAAAAGGAAAGCTCTGGTAATCCAAAACATAAACAATACCAGGGCTGACAGGCTTAAGAATAAAAAACTATGCGTGCTTGTGCAATCCACGCAAAATTCAGAGAAAGTCTTATCCTTGGTAGATCATTTAAGAAAAATTAATCCTGCTCTAGAATTTTTTAATACAATATGCCGCCCCACCAGGATAAAACAGGCTGAGATCAAAGAAATGCCTGCTCAAAATGATGTTATGATAATAATCGGTTCCCGGCGCAGCGCAAATACAAGAAGGCTATACGAAATCTCTAGATCCATCAATAAGAACACATACTGGGTACAATCCGGAAAAGATGTCAAGAAAAGCTGGTTTGAAAATAAGAAGAGTGTAGGGATTACCGCAGGGGCATCCACCCCTGATTATACTACCAAGAGTGTCGTTTCGTGTATAACTAAACTGGTCACAAAAAAGAAATCGGGTTAA
- a CDS encoding prenyltransferase, translated as MGLTLRQFISSLRLPFVSSSLIPFIFGSIIFRQDFKWFNFIFGIFAVLFAHLGANVFNDYCDSRSGCDWKDLNSYGFFGGSKLIQQGKLSERYYLFSGLVFMFLALVCMACLFIKLRDYKIIYFGILIVLLSVGYSLPPLKLSYRGWGEIAVFILFGQALVMGGYYLQSGIFPDFRSFMLSLPLAFLITAILFCNEIPDFDTDRLSNKRTWVVRAGPKYAYFVYILINICSAAAIFINVYFGFMPKHALLIIFIFILPLKATFILRKSYNSKEKLLAASRLAIITHNLSGIGLILATVLR; from the coding sequence ATGGGACTAACGCTGCGCCAATTCATTTCAAGCCTGCGCCTTCCTTTTGTAAGTTCAAGCTTGATTCCTTTTATTTTCGGTTCGATCATTTTCCGGCAAGATTTTAAATGGTTTAATTTTATTTTCGGCATATTTGCTGTCCTGTTTGCGCATCTTGGCGCTAATGTCTTCAATGATTATTGTGACAGCAGGTCAGGTTGTGATTGGAAGGACCTTAATTCTTACGGATTCTTTGGGGGCTCAAAACTTATCCAGCAGGGAAAGCTCAGCGAACGGTATTATTTGTTTTCCGGATTGGTTTTTATGTTCCTTGCGTTAGTCTGCATGGCCTGTCTTTTTATCAAACTAAGAGATTATAAAATAATATATTTCGGGATTTTAATTGTTTTATTATCGGTCGGTTATTCGCTGCCGCCTTTAAAATTATCTTACCGGGGATGGGGAGAGATAGCTGTATTCATTTTATTCGGGCAGGCATTGGTTATGGGCGGATATTATTTACAGTCCGGGATATTCCCTGATTTCAGGTCTTTTATGCTTTCGCTGCCGTTAGCCTTTTTAATTACCGCTATTTTATTCTGCAATGAGATACCCGATTTTGATACAGACAGGCTTAGTAATAAGAGGACATGGGTAGTAAGGGCAGGGCCGAAATATGCCTACTTTGTATATATTCTTATTAATATCTGTTCAGCTGCGGCAATATTTATAAATGTTTATTTTGGTTTTATGCCTAAACACGCGCTCCTTATTATTTTTATTTTTATTCTCCCCCTAAAGGCAACTTTTATTCTGCGAAAAAGTTATAATTCTAAGGAAAAATTGTTAGCAGCTTCAAGGTTAGCCATAATTACACACAATCTTAGCGGCATCGGATTAATATTAGCAACAGTTTTACGATGA
- a CDS encoding radical SAM protein, with protein sequence MFQKYSKIIKFCMRYGWKFFKPGRFTPKRLPNLSIEVTNYCKSRCVFCANSIMKRPRVNLDMGLFEKAVQEFAGAGGGCIDFSVCIGEPLLDPYLLKRVRFVKSFDNLKGLGFVTTLQELNSYDLAEFIDAGIDWLNISSVFSGKQKYKEFFGTDNYEQTLDNIINLLEENKKRGNKINISFDIKPTEETISEIKSSSDFKLIDRLTDGHLSKRVDAMSICVDDWIGNVQLPGYLKKRKRPLYPRVFRPCSLFYNKLIVYSNGKIGICSCRDFNADSEMILGDIREIGILEAWASEKINNLRRNWRLKNVIPEICRKCSAYSY encoded by the coding sequence ATGTTTCAAAAATACAGCAAGATTATAAAATTCTGCATGCGTTATGGCTGGAAATTCTTTAAGCCCGGCAGGTTTACGCCTAAAAGATTACCCAATCTTTCTATTGAGGTAACAAATTATTGTAAATCAAGGTGTGTTTTTTGCGCCAACTCTATAATGAAAAGACCAAGGGTTAATCTCGATATGGGTTTATTTGAAAAGGCAGTACAAGAATTTGCAGGGGCAGGAGGCGGATGCATTGATTTTAGTGTCTGTATAGGTGAGCCGTTATTGGATCCATACCTGCTTAAGAGGGTAAGATTTGTAAAAAGTTTTGATAATCTTAAAGGATTAGGTTTCGTTACAACTTTACAGGAATTAAATAGTTATGACCTGGCAGAATTTATTGACGCCGGTATTGACTGGCTTAATATCTCATCTGTTTTTTCTGGAAAACAAAAATATAAGGAGTTCTTTGGCACAGATAATTACGAACAGACGCTTGATAATATAATAAATTTGTTAGAAGAGAACAAAAAGAGAGGCAATAAAATAAATATTAGTTTTGATATAAAGCCGACCGAAGAGACAATAAGTGAGATAAAAAGCAGCTCCGATTTTAAACTGATTGACAGGTTAACGGACGGACATTTGAGCAAGCGCGTTGATGCAATGTCTATATGTGTTGACGATTGGATTGGAAATGTGCAGCTGCCGGGTTATTTAAAGAAGAGAAAAAGGCCCCTTTATCCCAGGGTTTTCAGGCCTTGTTCGCTTTTTTATAACAAATTGATAGTCTATTCAAACGGTAAGATAGGGATATGTTCCTGTCGTGACTTTAACGCAGATAGCGAGATGATATTAGGTGATATAAGAGAAATTGGCATTTTGGAAGCGTGGGCCAGCGAGAAAATAAATAATTTACGCAGGAATTGGAGGCTGAAAAATGTCATCCCTGAGATATGCCGAAAATGTTCTGCGTATTCTTATTAA
- a CDS encoding PilZ domain-containing protein — protein MNKIQSQDKRRDLRLRAYHLVKYKVISDAAQKDAPMLMAAIVDIGAGGVRLSCDEPIAPASIIEIKINFPSWGIPIFSLAKVVWIRKRGKSNRFLAGLQFLEVNQAMRNLISEEVNLVNNKLKLKKYRFLFTKGDGTMKNFSKILIILAVICVLVALSLKVTTMGKLLPGPLPINWAKLADTFLLFAIAVSLLNKDVR, from the coding sequence ATGAATAAGATACAAAGCCAAGATAAAAGAAGAGACTTGCGCCTTAGGGCTTATCATTTGGTTAAATATAAAGTAATTTCAGATGCAGCCCAAAAGGATGCCCCTATGCTTATGGCTGCTATTGTCGATATTGGTGCCGGTGGGGTGCGTTTAAGTTGCGATGAGCCTATAGCTCCGGCTTCCATTATTGAAATAAAAATCAATTTTCCTTCCTGGGGTATCCCTATATTCAGTTTGGCTAAGGTAGTATGGATCAGAAAAAGAGGCAAAAGCAATAGATTTTTGGCCGGCTTGCAATTCTTGGAAGTCAATCAGGCAATGCGTAATTTAATAAGCGAAGAGGTCAATCTTGTAAATAACAAACTAAAACTTAAAAAGTATAGATTTTTATTTACGAAAGGAGATGGGACGATGAAAAACTTTTCTAAGATCCTTATAATCCTGGCAGTCATATGCGTTCTAGTTGCCCTTTCATTAAAGGTGACTACGATGGGAAAGCTATTGCCTGGTCCGTTACCGATAAACTGGGCTAAATTAGCCGATACCTTTCTTTTGTTCGCTATAGCCGTTTCTTTGCTTAACAAAGACGTAAGATAG
- a CDS encoding polyprenyl synthetase family protein — MKIDVNYLKARLNKSIDIFLADTLKNYKVNSVSPALYQCIKDFLQREGKRIRPILYIVSYCGYAKNKKINFPKLLRSSLALELFHDFMLIHDDVIDKSYLRRGRPTLHILFNNKFGVSKKSQLGEHLSIIAGDIIFALAIDSFLQIDENLSRKQLALKKLVETAAFTGAGEFIDVVNSTKNIEQISQKSIYLNYLLKTAKYTFETPLLLGGILNGVPDKELKKLSKLGVNLGLAFQIQDDLLDIFSSSKSIGKPILSDLVESKKTLLLWQAYKKLNNNDKITIRRILKKEKKTNSDLLAFRDLIRKSKSQQYCFNKALSLLKTADSICRSLQMGSENRKIIQEFINKLFEKTKELKTILD, encoded by the coding sequence ATGAAAATAGACGTCAATTATCTTAAAGCGCGGTTGAATAAAAGCATAGACATATTCCTTGCCGATACCTTAAAAAACTACAAGGTAAATTCTGTATCACCTGCCCTTTATCAGTGTATCAAAGATTTCCTGCAGAGGGAAGGCAAGCGTATCAGGCCGATACTCTACATCGTAAGTTATTGCGGATATGCAAAAAATAAGAAAATAAATTTCCCAAAATTATTACGCTCTTCTTTGGCCCTTGAGCTTTTCCACGATTTCATGCTTATCCATGATGATGTGATCGATAAGTCCTATCTACGCAGAGGCAGGCCAACGCTGCATATCCTGTTTAATAATAAATTTGGGGTCAGCAAAAAATCACAACTTGGAGAGCACTTAAGTATAATAGCCGGAGACATAATATTTGCCCTTGCTATTGATTCCTTTTTGCAGATTGATGAAAACTTGTCGAGAAAACAACTAGCTTTAAAGAAACTGGTTGAAACCGCCGCTTTTACAGGGGCCGGCGAATTTATTGATGTGGTAAACAGCACAAAGAACATAGAACAAATCTCGCAAAAAAGCATATACCTGAATTACCTGCTTAAAACAGCAAAGTACACTTTTGAGACACCTTTATTATTAGGGGGGATACTAAACGGCGTGCCTGATAAAGAGCTTAAAAAACTATCTAAGCTTGGCGTTAATCTCGGCCTTGCCTTCCAAATCCAGGATGACCTGCTTGACATCTTCTCTTCTTCAAAATCAATCGGCAAGCCTATATTAAGCGACCTGGTTGAGTCTAAGAAAACGCTTCTCCTATGGCAGGCTTATAAAAAACTTAATAATAACGACAAGATAACAATCAGGCGCATTTTAAAGAAAGAGAAGAAAACGAACTCGGACCTATTGGCATTCAGGGACCTGATAAGAAAATCAAAATCCCAGCAATACTGTTTTAATAAGGCCCTTTCCCTGCTTAAAACAGCAGATAGTATCTGCCGTTCTTTACAGATGGGGAGCGAAAACCGTAAAATAATCCAGGAATTCATAAATAAACTTTTCGAAAAAACCAAAGAACTTAAAACAATCCTGGATTAG
- a CDS encoding phytoene/squalene synthase family protein: protein MKKQGYKCAKQLTKKFARTFYFASLFLPGRMRYACYAVYAICRLSDESVDSNYGETAAKELKLISDKINLAYGDGLINDPLIYVFRETIRRYDIPRSYFDLLLEGMSIDIGKNRYENFEELYGYCYKAAGVIGLIMLRIFGDDNGSARIHAVKLGIAMQLTNIVRDIKEDFNNSRIYIPQDEMQRFSVSESHIRNGIVDNAFIELIKFQVSRARQYYSESSSGIKIIRLKRLRLVVAIMKNLYSSILEKIENNDYDVLNKRIEVNNFKKIKIIVCTILKGGY, encoded by the coding sequence ATGAAAAAGCAGGGATACAAATGCGCTAAACAATTGACAAAGAAATTTGCCAGGACCTTTTACTTTGCCTCTCTCTTCCTTCCGGGGAGAATGCGCTACGCCTGTTACGCAGTTTATGCTATATGCCGTCTAAGCGATGAATCAGTCGATTCTAATTATGGTGAAACTGCAGCCAAAGAATTAAAATTAATATCTGATAAAATTAACCTTGCCTATGGGGATGGCTTGATTAACGACCCACTGATATATGTATTCAGGGAAACGATCCGGAGGTATGATATACCAAGAAGTTATTTTGACTTACTTTTGGAGGGCATGTCTATTGACATAGGTAAAAACAGGTATGAGAATTTTGAAGAGCTATATGGTTATTGCTACAAAGCTGCCGGGGTAATCGGATTGATCATGCTCAGGATTTTTGGCGATGATAATGGTAGTGCCAGGATACACGCCGTAAAACTCGGCATAGCAATGCAGCTTACTAACATAGTAAGAGATATAAAAGAGGATTTTAACAATTCAAGAATCTACATTCCTCAAGATGAGATGCAGCGTTTTTCTGTCAGTGAATCGCATATCCGTAATGGAATTGTAGACAACGCCTTTATTGAATTGATTAAATTCCAGGTAAGCCGCGCCCGGCAGTATTACTCAGAAAGCTCCAGCGGCATAAAAATCATCCGCCTTAAACGGCTGCGCCTGGTTGTCGCAATAATGAAAAATCTATACAGTTCAATACTCGAAAAAATTGAAAATAACGATTATGATGTTCTTAATAAAAGAATTGAAGTTAATAATTTCAAAAAAATCAAAATAATAGTGTGTACAATCTTAAAAGGCGGTTATTAA